One Setaria viridis chromosome 5, Setaria_viridis_v4.0, whole genome shotgun sequence genomic region harbors:
- the LOC140220046 gene encoding aspartic proteinase CDR1-like: MEATALVLFALLVLAGQRACAASDAGGGGFRVEFIHRDSARSPFHDPALSPHDRLLAAARRSLRGEVLGRSVLAAAPAPAADSGVESKIISRSFEYLMAVNVGTPPTQMLAIADTGSDLVWVNCRNGSGAAAAAGGVFAPSRSSTYEVVSCRSDACQGLNQASCDSASNCQYQYGYGDGSRTVGVLSTETFTFVDGGARQVQVPHVDFGCSTYMAGTFRADGLVGLGAGAFSLVSQLGSATSFGRRFSYCLIPSSAGANSSSTLNFGSRAVVSEPGAAKTPLVPGEVDTYYTVALESVAVGGRAVASNESAIIVDSGTTLTFLDPALLQPLVAELGRRINLTRAQPPEQLLEVCYDVSGRAQEDWGIPDVTLRFGGGGDVTLRPENTFVMVQEGTLCLALVPVSEATPVSILGNIAQQNLHVGYDLDARTVTFAAADCTRSSSASSSS; this comes from the coding sequence ATGGAAGCGACGGCGCTCGTCCTCTTCGCCCTCCTCGTGCTCGCCGGGCAGCGGGCCTGCGCGGCGTCcgacgccggcggtggcgggttCAGGGTCGAGTTTATACACCGCGACTCGGCGAGGTCTCCGTTCCACGACCCGGCGCTGTCCCCGCACGACCGGTTGCTcgcggccgcgcgccgctcgCTACGGGGCGAGGTGCTAGGGCGCTCGGTTctcgccgcggcgcccgcgcccgcggccgACAGCGGCGTCGAGTCCAAGATCATCTCCCGGTCGTTCGAGTACCTGATGGCCGTGAACGTCGGCACGCCGCCGACGCAGATGCTCGCGATCGCGGACACCGGGAGCGACCTCGTGTGGGTCAACTGCAGGaacggcagcggcgcggccgccgccgccggcggcgtgttCGCGCCGTCGCGCTCGTCGACGTACGAGGTCGTGAGCTGCCGGTCCGACGCGTGCCAGGGGCTGAACCAGGCCTCCTGCGACTCCGCGTCCAACTGCCAGTACCAGTACGGGTACGGTGACGGGTCCCGCACGGTCGGGGTCCTGTCGACCGAGACGTTCACCTtcgtcgacggcggcgcacGGCAGGTGCAGGTGCCACACGTCGACTTCGGCTGCTCGACGTACATGGCCGGCACGTTCCGCGCGGACGGGCTCGTCGGCCTCGGCGCCGGGGCCTTCTCCCTCGTGTCGCAGCTCGGGTCCGCGACGTCGTTCGGGCGCAGGTTCTCCTACTGCCTGATCCcgtcctccgccggcgccaACTCGTCGTCCACGCTCAACTTCGGGTCCAGGGCCGTCGTGTCGGAGCCCGGCGCGGCGAAGACGCCGCTGGTGCCCGGGGAAGTGGACACGTACTACACCGTTGCCCTCGAGTCCGTCGCCGTCGGTGGGCGGGCGGTCGCGTCCAACGAGTCCGCCATCATCGTGGACTCCGGCACGACGCTCACGTTTCTCGACCCGGCGCTGCTGCAGCCGCTGGTGGCGGAGCTAGGGCGGCGGATCAACCTGACCCGGGCGCAGCCGCCGGAGCAGCTGCTGGAGGTGTGCTACGACGTGAGCGGGAGGGCCCAGGAGGATTGGGGGATCCCGGACGTGACGCTgcggttcggcggcggcggcgacgtgacGCTCCGGCCGGAGAACACGTTCGTGATGGTGCAGGAGGGGACGCTGTGCCTGGCGCTGGTGCCCGTGTCGGAGGCGACGCCGGTGTCGATCCTGGGGAACATCGCACAGCAGAACCTGCACGTCGGGTACGACCTCGACGCGCGGACGGtcaccttcgccgccgccgattgCACCCGTTCGTCGTCGGCCTCTAGCTCTAGCTGA
- the LOC117858032 gene encoding E3 ubiquitin-protein ligase At1g63170 — MDHTGNLGHRDHTIDIPRNDVTSPSASHQDDHSDLDEFHDSRSPPDEIPAVPESSSGTHDVPNSQNASSARRDRGHRQQNPLNSGFWISIELIVNVSQIIAAISVLSVSRNEHPHAPLFVWLLGYTIGCIAILPHLYWRYLHRNRQNLEQELPTQSPSERNVSETNSFVVVSSPHASETVDGANGTGVSRSNLPMASPRFYALVACFKLALDCFFAIWFVVGNVWIFGSRSSAHDAPNLYRICIVFLAFGFIGYALPFILCTMICCCLPCIISILGVHEDLDLNRGATTDTINALVAYKFKSKRVHDGDVGEDCGGVLAAGTDKERTISAEDAICCICLSKFSNNEDLRELPCTHVFHMECIDKWLQINALCPLCKAEIGVSKGVPESGSGGTQDDNRVGNDVESQR; from the exons ATGGACCACACTGGAAATTTAGGCCATCGTGATCACACAATTGACATACCAAGAAATGATGTTACCTCCCCATCAGCATCTCACCAGGACGACCACAGTGACTTGGATGAGTTTCATGACAGTAGAAGTCCGCCGGATGAAATTCCCGCAGTCCCAGAAAGTTCTTCTGGCACGCATGACGTACctaactctcaaaatgcatctTCTGCAAGAAGAGATCGAGGCCATCGTCAGCAGAATCCTTTGAATTCTGGCTTCTGGATCTCAATTGAGCTTATTGTGAATGTGAGCCAGATTATAGCAGCTATTTCTGTTCTATCGGTATCAAGGAACGAACATCCACATGCTCCATTATTTGTGTGGCTTCTTGGCTATACCATAGGTTGTATTGCTATTCTTCCGCATCTTTATTGGCGGTATCTTCATCGTAATCGCCAGAACTTGGAGCAGGAACTGCCGACCCAAAGTCCATCAGAAAGGAACGTATCTGAGACCAATTCTTTTGTGGTCGTTTCATCTCCTCATGCATCAGAAACTGTGGACGGTGCCAACGGAACTGGAGTCTCAAGAAGTAACTTACCAATGGCAAGTCCAAG GTTCTATGCATTGGTCGCTTGCTTTAAATTGGCTCTGGATTGTTTCTTTGCCATATGGTTTGTTGTGGGGAATGTGTGGATATTTGGCAGCCGTTCTTCTGCCCATGATGCTCCTAACTTGTACAG GATCTGTATAGTATTCCTTGCGTTCGGCTTTATTGGCTACGCATTGCCTTTCATTCTCTGTACAATGATATGCTGCTGCCTGCCCTGCATAATCTCCATTCTGGGCGTCCACGAGGATTTGGATCTGAACAGAGGCGCTACCACGGATACAATCAATGCCTTGGTGGCGTACAAGTTCAAATCGAAAAGAGTTCACGATGGGGATGTAGGAGAAGACTGCGGTGGGGTCTTGGCGGCTGGAACTGACAAGGAGCGAACTATCTCGGCAGAAGATGCT ATCTGCTGCATCTGCTTGTCAAAGTTCTCGAACAATGAAGATCTACGAGAACTTCCCTGCACTCATGTCTTCCACATGGAATGCATAGATAAATGGCTCCAGATAAACGCATTGTGCCCTCTTTGCAAGGCTGAGATAGGGGTGTCAAAAGGTGTTCCAGAATCTGGCTCCGGGGGGACTCAGGATGATAACAGAGTAGGCAATGACGTTGAGTCACAACGGTAG